Proteins found in one Fodinibius saliphilus genomic segment:
- the acnA gene encoding aconitate hydratase AcnA: protein MKKKMSKENKFAKTRIPFDTGSGEADMYSLQKLEEMGYGKMEKLPFTIRVLLEAVLREYDGYAFTEDDIDSLANYNAKDPQGEIPFKPSRVVLQDFTGVPAVVDLAALRSAMDRMGGPPTSINPKVPVDLVIDHSVQVDEFGQEYAFMHNVEKEFERNRERYEFLKWGQKAFDDFRVVPPGRGIVHQVNLEYLAKGAFVREEEDGSTIVYPDTLVGTDSHTTMINGLGILGWGVGGIEAEAAMLGQPIHMLVPKVVGMKLTGQLREGVTATDLTLTVTEMLRKHGVVGKFVEFYGDGLSSMSLPDRATIANMSPEYGATMGFFPMDEEAMRYMRATGRDVEHVEIVERYMKEQGLYRTEGTPDPEFSSTLELDLSTVETSLAGPKLPHDRITLPNMKSTFESSLTSDDPTMGFNLEQEKLANKGTFKNGQEMEMTHGDVVIAAITSCTNTSNPSVMLGAGIVAKKALEKGLKVPPYVKTSLAPGSRVVTEYLEEAGLTDYMDKLGFNLVGYGCTTCIGNSGPLPQPVEDAVKEGDLIVAGVLSGNRNFEGRIHPYVKANYLASPPLVVAYALAGTVDIDLENEPIGKDKEGNDVYLKEIWPTADEIAEHLDNAIRPELFEEQYGDVFESEEWDEIPVDGGELYEWKEESTYIQEPPFFMDMGEEPDPITSIEDARALVKVGDSITTDHISPAGNIKEDSPAGEYLKDHGVKYEDFNSYGSRRGNDRVMTRGTFANVRFKNQLAPGKEGGFTNYFPADEITTIFDAATRYKEDDTPLVALAGKQYGTGSSRDWAAKGTDLLGVEAVIATSYERIHRSNLVGMGVLPLQFKEGESADTLGLDGSEEFTIHLSDDLKAQDKVKVDAKKSNGETISFETECRIDTPVEIDYYRNGGILHYVLREYHRAEKNN from the coding sequence ATGAAGAAAAAGATGAGCAAAGAAAATAAGTTTGCAAAAACACGCATTCCCTTTGACACGGGATCCGGTGAGGCCGATATGTACAGCTTGCAAAAGCTGGAAGAGATGGGCTATGGAAAAATGGAAAAGCTCCCATTTACAATACGGGTACTGCTCGAAGCAGTACTTAGAGAGTACGACGGTTATGCGTTTACCGAAGACGATATTGACAGTTTAGCGAACTATAATGCAAAAGACCCGCAGGGAGAGATCCCTTTCAAACCTTCACGTGTGGTACTGCAAGATTTTACTGGCGTACCTGCTGTTGTTGATTTAGCTGCATTACGATCTGCGATGGATCGCATGGGCGGACCTCCAACTTCTATTAACCCGAAGGTGCCGGTTGATCTTGTTATTGACCATTCGGTACAAGTTGATGAGTTCGGGCAGGAATATGCTTTTATGCATAATGTGGAGAAAGAATTTGAACGTAATCGTGAGCGTTATGAGTTTTTGAAGTGGGGGCAAAAAGCGTTTGATGACTTCCGGGTTGTACCTCCCGGGCGCGGAATTGTGCATCAGGTAAACTTGGAGTATTTGGCCAAAGGGGCATTTGTCCGCGAAGAAGAGGATGGTTCTACTATCGTCTATCCTGATACTTTGGTAGGAACTGATTCACATACCACGATGATTAACGGTCTCGGCATTTTGGGCTGGGGCGTTGGCGGTATTGAAGCAGAAGCTGCAATGCTGGGACAGCCGATCCACATGTTGGTTCCTAAAGTAGTGGGTATGAAACTGACCGGTCAACTTCGTGAAGGTGTTACGGCGACGGATCTTACCTTAACGGTGACAGAGATGTTGCGAAAGCATGGCGTTGTAGGTAAATTTGTTGAGTTCTATGGTGACGGTTTGAGCAGCATGAGCCTGCCTGATCGTGCTACTATTGCAAATATGTCTCCTGAATATGGTGCTACCATGGGCTTCTTCCCAATGGATGAAGAGGCAATGCGTTATATGCGTGCTACCGGTCGTGATGTTGAACATGTTGAGATTGTAGAGCGTTATATGAAGGAGCAGGGATTATATCGTACAGAAGGTACGCCCGATCCGGAATTTTCCAGCACTCTTGAGCTGGACTTGAGTACGGTAGAAACATCCCTTGCGGGACCTAAGCTGCCGCATGATCGTATCACCCTTCCAAATATGAAGTCTACCTTTGAAAGTAGTCTTACCAGCGACGATCCCACGATGGGTTTCAACTTGGAGCAAGAAAAGCTTGCTAACAAAGGAACCTTTAAGAATGGACAGGAGATGGAGATGACCCACGGAGATGTGGTTATCGCTGCAATTACCTCTTGTACCAACACATCAAACCCAAGCGTAATGTTGGGTGCCGGTATTGTTGCGAAGAAGGCATTGGAAAAAGGTCTCAAAGTTCCACCTTATGTGAAAACTTCTTTGGCACCGGGATCACGGGTAGTAACAGAATACCTCGAAGAGGCCGGCCTCACCGATTATATGGACAAGCTTGGATTTAACCTCGTGGGATATGGGTGTACTACTTGTATAGGAAACTCCGGTCCGTTGCCACAGCCCGTTGAAGATGCCGTTAAAGAAGGCGACTTGATTGTTGCTGGTGTTCTTTCCGGGAACCGAAACTTTGAAGGTCGTATTCACCCATATGTGAAAGCGAATTATCTGGCTTCTCCACCTTTGGTTGTGGCTTACGCCCTTGCCGGTACCGTTGATATTGATCTGGAGAACGAACCGATCGGTAAAGACAAAGAAGGCAATGATGTGTATCTCAAAGAGATATGGCCTACAGCAGATGAGATTGCTGAGCACCTCGACAATGCAATTCGCCCCGAGCTCTTCGAAGAGCAATATGGAGATGTGTTCGAATCCGAAGAGTGGGATGAAATTCCTGTAGATGGTGGAGAACTCTACGAATGGAAAGAGGAATCTACATATATTCAAGAGCCGCCATTCTTTATGGATATGGGAGAAGAACCCGATCCGATTACATCTATTGAAGATGCACGGGCTCTTGTTAAAGTTGGAGACTCAATTACGACTGATCACATTTCACCTGCTGGTAACATTAAAGAAGACAGTCCTGCTGGGGAATACCTGAAAGATCATGGAGTAAAGTATGAAGACTTTAACTCTTACGGTTCTCGACGCGGTAACGATCGTGTTATGACTCGCGGAACTTTCGCTAACGTACGCTTTAAAAATCAGTTGGCACCGGGTAAAGAGGGAGGTTTCACTAACTACTTCCCCGCAGATGAGATTACTACTATCTTCGATGCTGCCACCCGATATAAAGAAGACGATACTCCACTCGTTGCCCTTGCCGGTAAACAGTATGGTACGGGATCATCTCGAGATTGGGCTGCCAAAGGTACCGATTTGTTAGGTGTTGAGGCGGTAATCGCGACTTCTTATGAACGTATCCACCGATCTAATTTGGTAGGTATGGGGGTGTTACCTTTGCAGTTTAAGGAAGGTGAATCTGCTGATACCCTGGGACTTGATGGATCAGAAGAGTTTACCATTCATTTGTCTGATGATCTGAAAGCACAGGATAAGGTGAAAGTAGATGCCAAAAAGTCCAATGGAGAAACGATCTCTTTCGAGACGGAATGTCGAATCGATACACCGGTCGAAATTGATTACTATCGTAATGGAGGAATTCTTCACTACGTATTGCGGGAATACCATCGCGCAGAAAAGAATAACTAA
- the rplM gene encoding 50S ribosomal protein L13, with protein MDTNSYKTYSAKPSDIEKKWVLVDADGHALGRVASKVATYLRGKHKPEFTPHMDTGDNVVVINASKVKLTGNKLKQKEYFRYTGYPGGERFTSAEELLEHKPEIVMEKAIKGMLPKNKLGDKLMTNLRVYAGPVHEQEAQQPEKIEL; from the coding sequence GTGGACACGAATAGTTACAAGACCTACTCCGCTAAACCGAGTGATATCGAAAAGAAATGGGTTCTTGTTGATGCCGATGGGCATGCTCTCGGACGCGTTGCTTCTAAAGTAGCAACGTACCTGCGAGGTAAGCACAAGCCCGAGTTTACCCCTCATATGGATACCGGCGACAATGTTGTAGTCATCAATGCCAGCAAGGTAAAGCTGACAGGCAACAAGTTGAAGCAAAAGGAATATTTCCGGTATACCGGTTACCCCGGTGGTGAGCGTTTTACTTCGGCTGAAGAGTTGCTGGAACACAAGCCAGAGATTGTCATGGAAAAAGCCATCAAAGGCATGTTACCCAAAAACAAATTGGGTGACAAACTAATGACAAACCTGCGCGTTTATGCTGGTCCGGTACATGAACAAGAAGCACAACAACCAGAAAAAATCGAGCTTTAA
- the rpsI gene encoding 30S ribosomal protein S9, translating to MEQKNFIGRRKTSTARLYIKPGSGEFIVNKRPLEDYIATKAHQNVATLPLEVTESEDQFDIKVTVRGGGITGQSGAIQHALARALDDHNEEWHDVLKAHDLLTRDDRMVERKKYGQPGARKKFQFSKR from the coding sequence ATGGAACAGAAAAACTTCATCGGAAGAAGAAAGACTTCGACAGCGCGATTATATATCAAGCCAGGATCGGGAGAATTTATCGTAAACAAACGACCTCTGGAAGATTATATCGCAACTAAGGCACATCAGAATGTTGCTACCTTACCTCTTGAAGTAACTGAGTCTGAAGACCAGTTCGACATTAAGGTAACGGTACGCGGCGGTGGCATTACCGGACAATCCGGAGCCATTCAGCACGCGCTTGCTCGCGCTCTTGACGATCACAACGAAGAGTGGCATGATGTATTGAAAGCACATGACCTTCTTACTCGTGATGATCGTATGGTAGAACGCAAGAAGTATGGACAACCTGGTGCTCGTAAGAAATTCCAGTTCTCCAAGCGTTAA
- a CDS encoding FAD-dependent oxidoreductase has product MSKCPPKYQLAIVGAGAVGLFLGICLEQVGISCVILEKREEVRKGSRSLGIHPTSLELFAKLNIADNFTQQGIKITNGHAFSNTKKLGTLSFEQCTKPFNFILALPQERTEKILQDELNKRNPNIIKRGAKVSSITQNKQQAIVSFHYRGKQQKVNADYVIGCDGKNSMVRQQMDSSFDGRSYPDTYIMGDFDDNTEFGTDAAIFLCDEGLIESFPLPKQKRRWVIKTDQYIKNPNRADILDRLQNRIAHSLAGATHSMLSSFGVQKLVAHPMVDNRIILVGDSAHVVSPIGGQGMNLGWLGAWKLAESFHHIFNKGEKADANLKDFENEHTVTTRNCMRRAELNMRLGRRVAFPSARNLVVKAMLQKPISKLMAKLFTMRGIDRWII; this is encoded by the coding sequence ATGAGTAAGTGTCCCCCGAAATACCAATTGGCAATCGTAGGAGCCGGAGCGGTAGGCCTATTCCTGGGTATCTGTCTTGAACAAGTAGGTATTTCCTGTGTGATATTGGAAAAAAGAGAAGAGGTTCGCAAAGGCTCGCGATCCCTGGGAATCCACCCGACATCACTGGAACTATTTGCCAAGCTGAACATTGCAGACAACTTCACCCAACAGGGTATCAAAATAACCAACGGACATGCTTTCTCTAATACCAAAAAATTAGGCACTCTTTCTTTCGAGCAATGTACTAAACCTTTCAACTTTATTTTAGCTCTACCACAAGAAAGGACTGAAAAAATCCTCCAGGATGAGCTTAATAAAAGGAATCCCAACATAATAAAACGGGGAGCAAAGGTATCATCAATTACACAAAATAAGCAACAGGCTATCGTCTCATTTCACTACCGGGGAAAACAGCAGAAAGTCAATGCCGACTATGTAATAGGATGTGATGGAAAAAACAGTATGGTACGGCAGCAGATGGACAGCTCTTTTGACGGACGATCCTATCCGGATACCTACATTATGGGAGACTTTGATGACAACACCGAATTTGGAACAGACGCCGCTATTTTTCTGTGTGATGAAGGATTAATTGAATCTTTTCCACTACCCAAACAAAAACGACGCTGGGTCATCAAAACTGACCAATATATTAAGAATCCAAACCGAGCGGATATTTTAGACCGTCTACAAAACCGAATTGCCCATTCATTAGCAGGAGCAACTCACAGCATGCTCAGTAGCTTTGGAGTTCAAAAATTAGTAGCCCACCCAATGGTTGACAATCGTATTATTCTCGTCGGTGATTCAGCGCATGTAGTGAGTCCTATAGGCGGCCAAGGGATGAATTTGGGCTGGCTTGGAGCATGGAAACTTGCAGAAAGCTTCCATCACATCTTCAATAAAGGCGAAAAAGCAGATGCTAACTTAAAAGATTTTGAAAATGAACATACCGTCACCACAAGAAATTGCATGCGAAGAGCAGAACTCAATATGCGACTGGGACGGCGTGTAGCATTTCCTTCTGCTCGAAACCTGGTTGTAAAAGCGATGCTTCAAAAACCGATATCCAAGCTTATGGCAAAACTTTTTACGATGCGGGGAATAGATCGGTGGATCATCTAA
- the rpsB gene encoding 30S ribosomal protein S2: MPKTPDLQELLKSGAHFGHLTRRWNPKMKEFIFMERNGIHIIDLKKTQKFFQEALDEVTKLARAGKTILFVGTKKQSQDIVKTEAIRCGMPYATHRWLGGMLTNFSTVKKSISRMEEIERMSQDGTFDELTKKEALMLEREQEKLEQTLGGIANMGHIPGAIFVVDTIKEHIAVNEAVKLNIPIVAMVDTNSDPDIPDYIIPCNDDSARTIQLITSKIADAIIEGNAERESHSEEEMMQQAAQDAKKAEEQEVKKKIKATGKRRSRRKDKKDDSSSDEEE, from the coding sequence ATGCCTAAAACACCAGATCTACAAGAACTATTGAAATCGGGCGCCCACTTCGGGCACCTTACTCGCCGATGGAATCCCAAAATGAAGGAATTTATCTTCATGGAGCGTAACGGGATTCACATTATTGACCTCAAAAAGACACAAAAGTTTTTCCAGGAAGCGCTGGATGAAGTCACTAAACTTGCACGCGCCGGAAAAACTATCCTTTTTGTAGGAACCAAGAAACAATCTCAAGACATTGTTAAAACCGAAGCTATTCGTTGCGGTATGCCTTATGCTACGCATCGTTGGCTTGGTGGAATGCTTACAAACTTCTCTACGGTCAAAAAGAGCATCTCTCGAATGGAAGAGATTGAGCGTATGAGCCAAGACGGTACTTTTGATGAGCTTACCAAGAAAGAGGCTCTTATGCTGGAACGTGAGCAAGAAAAACTTGAGCAAACCCTCGGTGGTATTGCCAACATGGGGCATATTCCCGGTGCTATTTTTGTCGTTGACACGATCAAAGAACATATTGCTGTTAACGAGGCTGTGAAGCTTAACATCCCTATTGTTGCTATGGTAGACACCAACAGTGATCCCGATATTCCGGATTACATTATTCCTTGCAATGATGACTCTGCCCGTACCATTCAATTGATAACTTCTAAAATTGCCGATGCTATTATTGAAGGAAATGCTGAGCGCGAATCTCATAGCGAAGAAGAGATGATGCAACAAGCAGCTCAGGATGCTAAAAAAGCGGAAGAGCAAGAAGTGAAGAAAAAGATTAAAGCTACCGGCAAGCGTCGCTCACGACGTAAAGACAAAAAGGATGATTCCTCTTCTGACGAAGAAGAATAA
- a CDS encoding methyltransferase domain-containing protein, with protein sequence MTLFLSNRDTKSTERMDDPGCDLSELENTYRQFSTINSLISQWYRIYKNEIRPLLDTNTSNAILDIGFGGGDIPIKLAQWAKGDGFDLHITAIDPDPRAVNYVQQLSYPSNISFWQCELSELKPKENKFDVVIANHLIHHLSKKELLKMLKRAKALSIRKVIFNDIQRSDWAYLFFNLLARPLFRSSFITEDGITSIKRSYTLKELRNTVPDKWQVTSVFPFRLILTFEHE encoded by the coding sequence ATGACGCTCTTCTTATCGAATCGAGATACCAAGAGTACAGAACGAATGGATGATCCCGGTTGTGACCTTTCAGAACTTGAAAACACTTATAGGCAATTTAGTACCATCAACAGCCTAATCTCTCAATGGTATCGAATCTATAAAAACGAAATTCGTCCTCTTTTAGATACTAACACCTCTAACGCCATACTTGATATCGGTTTTGGCGGGGGCGATATCCCCATAAAATTGGCCCAATGGGCAAAAGGCGATGGATTCGACCTTCATATAACGGCCATCGATCCGGATCCCAGAGCCGTTAATTATGTTCAGCAACTATCATACCCGTCAAATATCTCATTTTGGCAGTGTGAACTTTCAGAGCTTAAGCCCAAAGAAAATAAGTTTGATGTTGTCATCGCCAACCATCTCATTCATCACCTTAGCAAAAAGGAACTGCTCAAAATGTTGAAACGGGCAAAAGCATTAAGCATTCGAAAAGTAATTTTCAATGATATTCAGCGTAGTGACTGGGCCTATCTTTTTTTCAATCTCTTGGCACGCCCACTTTTCCGCAGCTCCTTTATTACTGAAGACGGTATAACTTCTATCAAAAGAAGTTATACGCTAAAAGAACTCCGCAATACTGTTCCTGATAAATGGCAGGTAACTTCCGTTTTTCCTTTTCGCCTAATATTGACCTTTGAGCATGAGTAA
- a CDS encoding histidine kinase dimerization/phosphoacceptor domain -containing protein, with the protein MPSANKAYPGSISGDSLQMLLEEFSSLNRAVELKGVLQRSLEIIKKVMSSEASSLILLDEDSQELVVSIPSGPVRHEVRGKRISQDEGVAGWVLEHEQPYFSNNLEETGIFGGELSDNFTTESIICVPLSGKNGKVIGVLEAINRKGEKGFSEDDIPVFKALSEHVAHTIERTRELENLQQRAQDKEIMLTEVSHRIKNNLLTITALIEMEMPEVDEVSKEVLQKTCARIDSMAEIHDLLYHNDLKKEIDLGEYIGRLTEKISSMLANPSQDIAVRIKAESVSMDTERGMCCGLLLNELLVNAYKHAFKDDVATGEIQIDLVQNENMVQLEVADNGEGLKDDFSLGNTESVGSWLIDVLLRRLEASMEINREGGASFVISFEQ; encoded by the coding sequence ATGCCATCTGCCAATAAGGCTTACCCGGGCAGTATAAGTGGTGATAGTCTTCAAATGTTGTTAGAAGAATTTAGTAGTCTGAACAGGGCTGTTGAACTCAAGGGAGTTTTACAAAGAAGCTTGGAAATCATTAAAAAAGTGATGAGTTCTGAAGCAAGTTCACTAATTTTGTTAGATGAAGATTCCCAAGAATTAGTTGTGAGTATCCCTTCAGGACCGGTGCGCCATGAAGTTCGGGGAAAACGTATTTCGCAAGATGAAGGGGTGGCCGGTTGGGTGCTGGAACATGAACAACCCTATTTTTCAAATAATCTTGAAGAAACTGGTATCTTCGGCGGTGAGCTTTCAGATAACTTTACGACAGAGAGTATTATTTGTGTACCTCTTTCTGGAAAAAATGGAAAGGTGATAGGCGTGCTGGAGGCTATCAACAGAAAAGGAGAGAAAGGGTTTTCTGAAGATGATATTCCTGTGTTTAAAGCACTTTCTGAACATGTTGCACATACAATTGAACGTACACGAGAGCTAGAAAATTTACAGCAACGCGCTCAGGATAAAGAGATTATGCTAACAGAAGTGAGCCATCGCATTAAAAATAATCTACTTACGATAACAGCTCTTATTGAGATGGAGATGCCTGAGGTTGATGAAGTTTCTAAGGAGGTACTTCAAAAAACTTGTGCTCGTATCGATTCTATGGCCGAAATTCATGATCTGCTATATCATAATGATTTAAAGAAAGAAATAGATCTGGGTGAATATATCGGGCGTCTTACCGAAAAAATATCTTCTATGCTGGCCAACCCTTCACAAGATATTGCTGTGAGAATTAAGGCAGAGTCGGTATCGATGGATACTGAGCGGGGTATGTGTTGCGGGTTGCTACTGAATGAGTTGTTAGTCAATGCATATAAGCACGCATTTAAAGATGATGTTGCTACGGGAGAAATTCAGATCGATCTGGTGCAAAATGAAAATATGGTACAATTGGAAGTAGCCGATAATGGCGAGGGGCTGAAAGATGATTTTTCACTCGGTAATACGGAGTCGGTTGGAAGTTGGCTTATTGATGTATTACTTCGAAGATTGGAAGCATCCATGGAAATAAATCGTGAGGGGGGGGCTAGTTTTGTCATCTCTTTTGAGCAATAA
- the tsf gene encoding translation elongation factor Ts encodes MSISAKDVKELREQTGAGMMDCKKALQEADGDFDEATEILRKKGQKLSEKRADREANQGLVVSRVSDDGSKAAALEINCETDFVARNDDFQEDAQNFLDIVFENEINSVDELLETEVDGLTVADQLKDMIGKIGEKIKINRVLFTNSDGYLISYIHPGNQLGVLVEFEGEISDDSIGKDVAMQVAAMNPIAVTRDDVDSSIVEKELKIAKEQLLEEGKTEEIAEKASKGKLRRFYEERVLLEQKFVKDNSLSVEEYLKQNDTPLVKSFHRIQLGEDS; translated from the coding sequence ATGAGTATTTCTGCAAAAGACGTAAAAGAACTACGCGAACAAACAGGGGCTGGCATGATGGACTGTAAAAAAGCCCTTCAAGAAGCAGATGGCGACTTTGATGAAGCCACTGAAATTCTTCGTAAGAAAGGACAAAAGCTTTCTGAAAAACGAGCTGATCGCGAAGCCAACCAAGGCCTCGTTGTTAGCCGTGTAAGTGATGACGGTAGCAAAGCCGCTGCATTGGAAATTAACTGTGAAACTGACTTTGTTGCTCGTAATGATGATTTTCAGGAAGATGCGCAAAACTTCCTTGATATCGTTTTTGAAAACGAGATCAACTCAGTTGATGAACTTCTGGAGACAGAGGTTGATGGCCTTACAGTTGCTGATCAACTCAAAGATATGATCGGAAAAATTGGTGAAAAGATTAAGATCAACCGTGTTCTCTTTACCAATTCTGATGGCTATCTAATTTCCTACATCCACCCTGGCAACCAACTGGGAGTACTAGTAGAGTTTGAAGGTGAGATTTCTGACGACAGCATAGGTAAAGATGTGGCCATGCAGGTAGCTGCCATGAATCCGATTGCAGTAACACGCGACGACGTTGACAGCTCAATAGTAGAAAAAGAGCTTAAAATCGCTAAAGAGCAGCTGCTTGAAGAAGGCAAAACAGAAGAAATTGCTGAAAAAGCATCTAAAGGAAAGCTTCGACGCTTCTATGAAGAACGGGTACTGCTGGAACAAAAGTTTGTGAAAGACAACAGTCTTTCTGTTGAAGAGTATCTCAAACAAAATGATACTCCCCTCGTAAAATCCTTTCACAGGATTCAGCTTGGAGAAGACTCCTAA